From the Myxococcales bacterium genome, one window contains:
- a CDS encoding phosphatase PAP2 family protein: MCSLTSARVTRALPPLALGLAAATALAIVALDQPVARYLATIEPLPQWQACLAALDRATGLTWWKWLPTAVIVGAAALALIAPPLRRHARGLGLLALVHVATKLTLLELKPGLGRLRPSAWLARGGDDTFWYAGGIAFPSGHTGHYLSIALPLAVAWPRVGVPLLAVPVFASASRLATNAHFVGDVVGGAALVVTYTWLAAALLGYRRR; this comes from the coding sequence GTGTGCTCGCTGACCTCCGCCCGTGTCACCCGCGCGCTGCCGCCGCTCGCGCTCGGGCTCGCCGCCGCCACCGCGCTCGCGATCGTCGCGCTCGATCAGCCGGTCGCGCGCTACCTGGCGACGATCGAGCCGCTGCCGCAGTGGCAGGCGTGCCTGGCCGCGCTCGATCGCGCCACCGGCCTGACCTGGTGGAAGTGGCTGCCGACGGCGGTGATCGTCGGCGCTGCGGCGCTCGCGCTGATCGCGCCGCCGCTGCGGCGGCACGCGCGCGGCCTGGGCCTGCTCGCGCTGGTCCACGTCGCCACCAAGCTGACGCTGCTCGAGCTCAAGCCTGGCCTGGGCCGCCTGCGCCCGAGCGCGTGGCTCGCGCGCGGCGGCGACGACACCTTCTGGTACGCCGGCGGCATCGCGTTCCCGTCGGGCCACACCGGCCACTACCTGTCGATCGCGCTGCCGCTGGCGGTGGCGTGGCCCCGTGTGGGCGTGCCGCTGCTGGCGGTGCCGGTGTTCGCGTCGGCGTCGCGCCTGGCCACCAACGCGCACTTCGTCGGCGACGTCGTCGGCGGCGCGGCGCTGGTGGTGACGTACACCTGGCTGGCGGCGGCGCTGCTCGGCTACCGCCGCCGGTGA
- a CDS encoding PEGA domain-containing protein, protein MIAVARTTQSSRSTALAIYHGQMSDLAVDVTVKTRFATAQALMAVISTGIERGALRLPTKIEAGRTFEIALLTATGEVAVRGTAESVRQDGGTTLVRFLSATEDSRSRDAWIDLDDAVVSVSGLSGARETPRPESRSRARARERSDWSGAVGTPLPPEPARHGVAPAKALVPPLPPGRPARAAAPRPSIPDIPPLESRRSSGALELPELAPLATGSRTSLPPAPPPSVAAAPPPVAPTVQIPPPVPPQVAPPEAQAAPGSTIPPPLMAVFAAPGAGYYMAPAPSWPADAPPDARMRPTTLPPGWGPDQGRMWIPVMDPATMAVPAAAAATPATTAGSGRAARGVLIASVVIATAGAAVAVSAVMWARSVSQQRAAPAVAAAPAPVTAPAPVTAPAAAAAAGEPTSAPVTAPAPVTAPAAAAAAGAPTSAPVAAPAPPLETAVAAVAVDEPVAEPEPAVVAPPATGARASCRVAVTTNADRVGIFVDGERRGVTPASIAVPCAPTTVVLRHPRYQEQIRHIEPTADPLALHVLMPRPTAHLRIVTRPSGATVVVDGHTVGRSPLTTTVDGFERAKVTLTAPGMQPEERRVYAKNGTTMVMVTLKKK, encoded by the coding sequence GTGATCGCGGTCGCGCGGACAACACAAAGCTCGCGATCGACCGCGCTCGCGATCTACCATGGTCAGATGTCCGACCTTGCCGTCGACGTGACCGTCAAGACGCGGTTCGCGACCGCGCAGGCGTTGATGGCGGTGATCAGCACCGGCATCGAGCGCGGCGCGCTGCGCCTGCCGACGAAGATCGAGGCGGGGCGGACGTTCGAGATCGCGTTGCTCACGGCGACCGGCGAGGTCGCGGTGCGTGGGACCGCCGAGTCGGTCCGTCAGGACGGCGGGACGACGCTGGTGCGGTTCCTGTCGGCGACCGAGGACAGCCGCAGCCGCGACGCCTGGATCGATCTCGATGACGCGGTCGTGAGCGTGTCGGGCCTGTCGGGCGCGCGCGAGACGCCGCGGCCCGAGAGCCGATCGCGGGCGCGGGCGCGCGAGCGCAGCGACTGGTCGGGCGCCGTCGGGACGCCGTTGCCGCCCGAGCCGGCGCGCCACGGGGTCGCGCCGGCGAAGGCGCTCGTGCCGCCGCTGCCGCCGGGCCGACCCGCCCGGGCCGCTGCGCCGCGGCCGTCGATCCCGGACATCCCGCCGCTGGAGTCGCGCCGGAGCAGCGGCGCGCTGGAGCTGCCGGAGCTGGCCCCGCTGGCGACCGGCTCGCGCACGAGCCTCCCGCCGGCGCCGCCGCCCTCGGTCGCGGCTGCGCCGCCGCCGGTGGCGCCCACGGTCCAGATCCCGCCGCCGGTGCCGCCGCAGGTCGCGCCGCCGGAGGCGCAGGCCGCGCCGGGCTCGACGATCCCGCCGCCGCTGATGGCGGTGTTCGCGGCGCCGGGTGCGGGCTACTACATGGCGCCGGCGCCGAGCTGGCCCGCCGACGCCCCGCCGGACGCGCGCATGCGCCCGACGACGCTGCCGCCGGGCTGGGGGCCGGACCAGGGCCGGATGTGGATCCCGGTGATGGACCCCGCGACGATGGCGGTGCCCGCGGCCGCGGCTGCGACCCCGGCGACGACGGCCGGGTCCGGACGGGCCGCGCGCGGCGTGCTGATCGCGTCGGTGGTGATCGCGACCGCCGGCGCCGCGGTGGCGGTCAGCGCGGTGATGTGGGCGCGCTCGGTCTCGCAGCAGCGCGCCGCGCCGGCGGTCGCCGCGGCGCCCGCGCCGGTGACCGCGCCGGCGCCGGTGACCGCGCCCGCGGCGGCAGCGGCGGCAGGGGAGCCCACATCCGCGCCGGTGACCGCGCCGGCACCGGTGACCGCGCCCGCGGCGGCAGCGGCGGCAGGGGCGCCCACATCCGCGCCGGTGGCCGCGCCGGCGCCGCCGCTCGAGACCGCGGTCGCGGCCGTGGCCGTCGACGAGCCGGTCGCCGAGCCTGAGCCCGCGGTCGTGGCGCCGCCGGCGACCGGCGCGCGCGCGAGCTGCCGCGTCGCCGTCACCACCAACGCCGACCGGGTCGGCATCTTCGTCGACGGCGAGCGCCGGGGCGTGACCCCGGCGTCGATCGCGGTGCCGTGCGCGCCGACGACGGTGGTGCTGCGCCACCCGCGCTACCAGGAGCAGATCCGTCACATCGAGCCCACCGCCGATCCGCTGGCCCTCCACGTGCTCATGCCGCGGCCGACCGCGCACCTGCGCATCGTCACGCGGCCCTCGGGCGCGACCGTCGTGGTCGATGGCCACACCGTCGGGCGGTCGCCGCTGACCACGACCGTCGACGGCTTCGAGCGCGCCAAGGTCACGCTGACCGCGCCGGGGATGCAGCCCGAGGAGCGCCGCGTCTACGCCAAGAACGGCACGACGATGGTGATGGTGACGCTGAAGAAGAAGTGA
- the gshB gene encoding glutathione synthase has product MRLLFIVDPLERLGLAGDTSYALMVEAADRAHELWTCQIEHLGLEHDDPVAAAQLTVVRRADTPAAAFSLDARVPIPLDAFDMVLMRKDPPVDVNYLHATWILEQARGRTLLVNDPRGLRELNEHLAVLRFPELTPPTLVTRDARRLASFQREQGGAIVVKPVDGFGGLGVFVVKDGDPNTSSIYETSTGGGARWTMAQKYLPEAVDGDKRILLVDGEPVGAVLRVPGKNEARGNLHVGGRAVKAELDADDRAIIAAITPTLRDLGQILVGIDVIGGRLTEINITSPTGVRHIEALDGRNTAGDVLDRLERAARARAA; this is encoded by the coding sequence GTGCGGCTCCTGTTCATCGTCGATCCCCTCGAGCGCCTGGGCCTGGCCGGCGACACCTCCTACGCGCTGATGGTCGAGGCGGCGGACCGCGCGCACGAGCTCTGGACCTGCCAGATCGAGCACCTCGGGCTCGAGCACGACGACCCGGTCGCGGCGGCCCAGCTGACGGTCGTGCGCCGCGCCGACACCCCGGCCGCGGCGTTCTCGCTCGACGCGCGGGTCCCGATCCCGCTCGACGCGTTCGACATGGTCCTGATGCGCAAGGACCCGCCGGTCGACGTGAACTACCTGCACGCCACCTGGATCCTCGAGCAGGCCCGCGGCCGCACGCTCCTGGTCAACGATCCGCGCGGGCTGCGCGAGCTCAACGAGCACCTGGCCGTGCTGCGGTTCCCCGAGCTGACCCCGCCGACCCTGGTCACCCGCGACGCCCGGCGCCTGGCCAGCTTCCAGCGCGAGCAGGGCGGCGCGATCGTCGTCAAGCCGGTCGACGGCTTCGGCGGCCTCGGCGTGTTCGTCGTCAAGGACGGCGACCCCAACACCTCGTCGATCTACGAGACCTCGACCGGCGGCGGCGCCCGCTGGACGATGGCCCAGAAGTACCTGCCCGAGGCGGTCGACGGCGACAAGCGCATCCTGCTGGTCGACGGCGAGCCGGTCGGCGCGGTGCTGCGCGTGCCCGGCAAGAACGAGGCGCGCGGCAACCTCCACGTCGGCGGCCGCGCGGTCAAGGCCGAGCTCGACGCCGACGACCGCGCGATCATCGCCGCGATCACCCCGACCCTGCGCGACCTCGGCCAGATCCTGGTCGGCATCGACGTGATCGGCGGCCGCCTGACCGAGATCAACATCACCTCGCCCACCGGGGTCCGCCACATCGAGGCCCTCGACGGCCGCAACACCGCCGGCGACGTGCTCGACCGGCTCGAGCGCGCCGCCCGGGCCCGCGCCGCCTGA
- the add gene encoding adenosine deaminase: MPPELSLEFIEKLPKTDLHCHLDGSLRLDTILDLARRQGVTLPTTDRAGLFHLLYAGERCASLDEYLKAFDITLAVMQTEEALERCAFELAEDAWRENVRYLEVRYCPLLHTREGLRPSVVCEAVMRGLRAAKRQYGIRYGVILCAIRSQPADQSLRIAELCVAFKNRGVVGFDLAGSEVNNPAKLHRQAFQLVIDNNINCTAHAGESFGPDSVHQAIHKCGAHRIGHGVRLIESGELLNYVNDHRIPIEVCPSSNVQTKAAASWEAHPVDFFVDYGLRVTINTDNRLMTDTTVSKELWLCHKHYRWPLDTLKEIIVSGFKSAFMPYREKADLLAEIVRELATFTAPTNGKPLEQPAAKPADKPARPRA; this comes from the coding sequence ATGCCGCCCGAGCTGTCCCTCGAGTTCATCGAGAAGCTGCCCAAGACCGACCTGCACTGCCACCTCGATGGCTCGCTGCGGCTCGACACGATCCTCGACCTGGCCCGGCGCCAGGGCGTGACCCTGCCCACGACCGACCGCGCCGGGCTGTTCCATTTGCTCTACGCGGGCGAGCGGTGCGCGTCGCTCGACGAGTACCTCAAGGCGTTCGACATCACGCTGGCCGTGATGCAGACCGAGGAGGCGCTCGAGCGGTGCGCGTTCGAGCTGGCCGAGGACGCCTGGCGCGAGAACGTGCGCTACCTGGAGGTCCGCTACTGCCCGCTCTTGCACACGCGCGAGGGGCTGCGGCCGTCGGTGGTGTGCGAGGCGGTCATGCGCGGGCTGCGCGCCGCCAAGCGCCAGTACGGCATCCGCTACGGCGTGATCCTGTGCGCGATCCGGTCGCAGCCGGCCGACCAGTCGCTGCGCATCGCCGAGCTGTGCGTGGCGTTCAAGAACCGCGGCGTCGTCGGCTTCGACCTGGCCGGCAGCGAGGTCAACAACCCGGCCAAGCTGCACCGCCAGGCCTTCCAGCTGGTCATCGACAACAACATCAACTGCACCGCGCACGCCGGCGAGTCCTTCGGGCCCGACTCGGTCCACCAGGCGATCCACAAGTGCGGCGCCCACCGCATCGGCCACGGCGTGCGCCTGATCGAGAGCGGCGAGCTGCTCAACTACGTCAACGACCACCGCATCCCGATCGAGGTGTGCCCGTCGTCGAACGTCCAGACCAAGGCCGCGGCGAGCTGGGAGGCCCACCCGGTCGACTTCTTCGTCGACTACGGCCTGCGGGTCACGATCAACACCGACAACCGGCTGATGACCGACACGACGGTCTCGAAGGAGCTGTGGCTGTGCCACAAGCACTACCGGTGGCCGCTCGACACGCTCAAGGAGATCATCGTCTCCGGCTTCAAGAGCGCGTTCATGCCCTACCGCGAGAAGGCCGACCTCTTGGCCGAGATCGTGCGCGAGCTGGCGACGTTCACCGCGCCGACCAACGGCAAGCCGCTCGAGCAGCCCGCCGCCAAGCCCGCCGACAAGCCCGCCCGCCCCCGGGCGTAG
- a CDS encoding cystathionine gamma-synthase: MAIHDDPTLGFGTRAIHAGQSPDPTTGAVMTPVYYTSTYAQTAPGEHKGFEYSRTHNLTRFALEANLASLEGGHAGFCFASGLAATSTLLQMFDAGTHVIACDDLYGGTFRLFDKVYRRMGFEFSYVDPLAGAAAVEAAIRPTTKLVWLETPTNPMLKLADIAAVAEVCKRRGLLLAVDNTFMTPYLQRPLELGADLVVHSMTKYLNGHSDVVGGCIIVKDEELRQRVAFLQNAVGAVPSPMDSFLVMRGTKTLHVRMERHERNARALAEWLSGHAQVEKVIYPGLESHPQHALARTQQRGFGGMISFVLKGGLDESRRFLSACQLFTLAESLGGVESLIEHPAIMTHASVPLDRRTALGIVDGFIRLSVGIEDLDDQRADLERAFAAAR, translated from the coding sequence ATGGCCATCCACGACGATCCGACGCTGGGCTTCGGCACCCGCGCCATCCACGCCGGGCAGAGCCCCGATCCCACCACCGGCGCCGTCATGACGCCGGTCTACTACACGTCGACCTACGCGCAGACCGCGCCCGGCGAGCACAAGGGCTTCGAGTACTCGCGCACGCACAACCTCACGCGGTTCGCGCTCGAGGCCAACCTGGCCTCGCTCGAGGGCGGCCATGCCGGCTTCTGCTTCGCGTCGGGGCTGGCGGCCACGTCGACGCTGCTGCAGATGTTCGACGCCGGCACCCACGTGATCGCGTGCGACGACCTCTACGGCGGCACGTTCCGGCTGTTCGACAAGGTCTACCGGCGCATGGGCTTCGAGTTCAGCTACGTCGATCCGCTGGCCGGCGCCGCGGCGGTCGAGGCGGCGATCCGGCCGACGACCAAGCTGGTGTGGCTCGAGACGCCGACCAACCCGATGCTCAAGCTCGCCGACATCGCGGCCGTGGCCGAGGTGTGCAAGCGGCGCGGGCTCCTGCTCGCGGTCGACAACACCTTCATGACGCCGTACCTGCAGCGGCCGCTCGAGCTCGGCGCCGACCTGGTCGTCCACTCGATGACCAAGTACCTCAACGGCCACTCCGACGTGGTCGGCGGTTGCATCATCGTCAAGGACGAGGAGCTGCGCCAGCGGGTCGCGTTCCTGCAGAACGCGGTCGGCGCGGTGCCGTCGCCGATGGACAGCTTCCTGGTCATGCGCGGCACCAAGACGCTGCACGTGCGCATGGAGCGGCACGAGCGCAACGCCCGGGCCCTGGCCGAGTGGCTCAGCGGCCACGCCCAGGTCGAGAAGGTCATCTACCCCGGGCTCGAGAGCCACCCGCAGCACGCGCTGGCCCGGACCCAGCAGCGCGGCTTCGGCGGCATGATCTCGTTCGTGCTGAAGGGCGGGCTCGACGAGTCGCGCCGGTTCCTGTCGGCGTGCCAGCTGTTCACGCTGGCCGAGTCGCTCGGCGGCGTCGAGTCGCTGATCGAGCACCCGGCGATCATGACCCACGCCAGCGTGCCGCTCGATCGCCGCACCGCGCTCGGCATCGTCGACGGCTTCATCCGGCTGTCGGTCGGCATCGAGGACCTCGACGACCAGCGCGCCGATCTCGAGCGCGCGTTCGCCGCGGCCCGCTGA
- a CDS encoding amidohydrolase, with translation MRSLLSSLLPLTCVVACGRSAPAAPDRATLVMVGGDVITNLPDRPRVTAVAVRGARVLAIGADADIRALAGPETRVIELHGRTVTVGLADGHCHLYGLGVASEQVNLRGLASESAAVVAVVAAAAGRPAGEWIEGRGWDQNPWGGAFPTRASLDAALGDRPVALRRVDGHAVWVSSAVLALAEITRATPDPAGGKIIRDAAGEPTGVLVDNAMALIEARAPKASPEARERRIRAAAAQAIAAGITAVHEMGIDDDTVAAYRRLAKAGELPLRVSAYLEGDPARADALAARAIEPDDGDDYFALVGVKYFADGALGSRGAALLADYSDDPGDRGLFVTAPDALDRAVAAATAAGWQVATHAIGDAGVHATLDAYEHAIKANPGQDLRLRVEHAQVMTDADIARMAALGVIASMQPTHATSDMPWAEARLGPERIKGAYAWRRVLDAGGLIVAGSDFPVEDVAPLGGIYAAVTRADAAGQPAGGWYPDQKLTLDEAIFAFTGAPAVAGFVEEQRGHLAPGLVADLTVYDRPLVAGRELLDTHVDLTVVGGEIVFERGAE, from the coding sequence GTGCGTAGCCTCCTGTCGTCGCTCCTGCCCCTGACCTGCGTCGTCGCCTGTGGCCGGAGCGCCCCGGCGGCGCCGGACCGCGCCACCCTGGTCATGGTCGGCGGTGACGTGATCACCAACCTGCCCGACCGCCCGCGGGTGACGGCGGTGGCGGTGCGCGGCGCCCGCGTCCTGGCGATCGGCGCCGACGCCGACATCCGCGCGCTGGCCGGGCCCGAGACCCGGGTGATCGAGCTCCACGGCCGCACCGTCACCGTCGGGCTCGCCGACGGCCACTGCCACCTGTACGGCCTCGGCGTCGCCAGCGAGCAGGTCAACCTGCGCGGGCTCGCGTCCGAGTCGGCCGCGGTCGTCGCCGTCGTCGCCGCCGCCGCGGGCCGCCCCGCCGGCGAGTGGATCGAGGGCCGCGGCTGGGATCAGAACCCCTGGGGCGGCGCGTTCCCGACCCGGGCCAGCCTCGACGCCGCGCTCGGCGATCGCCCGGTGGCGCTCCGGCGCGTCGACGGCCACGCGGTCTGGGTCAGCTCGGCGGTGCTGGCGCTGGCCGAGATCACCCGGGCCACGCCCGATCCCGCCGGCGGCAAGATCATCCGCGACGCGGCCGGCGAGCCGACCGGCGTGCTGGTCGACAACGCCATGGCGCTGATCGAGGCGCGCGCGCCCAAGGCCTCGCCCGAGGCCCGCGAGCGGCGCATCCGCGCGGCGGCCGCGCAGGCGATCGCCGCCGGCATCACCGCCGTGCACGAGATGGGCATCGACGACGACACCGTCGCCGCGTACCGCCGGCTGGCCAAGGCCGGCGAGCTGCCGCTGCGGGTGAGCGCGTACCTCGAGGGCGATCCGGCCCGCGCCGACGCGCTGGCCGCGCGCGCGATCGAGCCCGACGACGGCGACGACTACTTCGCGCTGGTCGGCGTGAAGTACTTCGCCGACGGCGCGCTCGGCTCGCGCGGCGCCGCGCTCCTCGCCGACTACAGCGATGATCCCGGCGACCGCGGGCTGTTCGTGACCGCGCCGGACGCGCTCGACCGCGCGGTCGCGGCCGCCACCGCCGCCGGCTGGCAGGTCGCGACCCACGCCATCGGCGACGCCGGCGTCCACGCCACGCTCGACGCCTACGAGCACGCGATCAAGGCCAACCCGGGCCAGGACCTGCGCCTGCGGGTCGAGCACGCCCAGGTGATGACCGACGCCGACATCGCGCGCATGGCCGCGCTCGGCGTGATCGCGTCGATGCAGCCGACCCACGCCACCAGCGACATGCCCTGGGCCGAGGCCCGGCTCGGGCCCGAGCGCATCAAGGGCGCGTACGCGTGGCGGCGGGTGCTCGACGCCGGCGGCCTGATCGTCGCCGGCTCGGACTTCCCGGTCGAGGACGTGGCCCCGCTCGGCGGCATCTACGCCGCGGTGACCCGGGCCGACGCCGCCGGCCAGCCCGCCGGCGGCTGGTACCCCGATCAGAAGCTCACGCTCGACGAGGCCATCTTCGCGTTCACCGGGGCCCCGGCGGTGGCCGGGTTCGTCGAGGAGCAGCGCGGGCATCTGGCGCCGGGCCTGGTGGCCGACCTGACGGTGTACGATCGGCCACTGGTGGCTGGCCGCGAGCTCCTCGACACGCACGTCGACCTGACGGTGGTCGGCGGCGAGATCGTGTTCGAGCGAGGCGCCGAGTAG
- a CDS encoding Uma2 family endonuclease has protein sequence MVGVQPGHRLHRYTYAEYVALEESSPTKHEFFDGEIYAMAGGSEDHSALAAEVLRALGNAIGDRPCRAHTSDLRIYVEAVGLATFPDGAVICGPLVQHPPSPRATAINPTALVEVTSDSSAEYDTGGKLEAYRTIPSLRDYVIVAHRERRITVHHRDDAGAWSTTTAVAGGRVAVASLGAALAVDEIYRGSAVS, from the coding sequence ATGGTCGGCGTGCAGCCCGGCCACCGCCTCCATCGCTACACGTACGCGGAGTACGTCGCGCTCGAGGAGTCGAGCCCGACCAAGCACGAGTTCTTCGACGGCGAGATCTACGCCATGGCCGGCGGCAGCGAGGACCACTCGGCGCTGGCCGCCGAGGTGTTGCGCGCGCTGGGCAACGCCATCGGGGATCGCCCGTGCCGCGCGCACACGTCCGACCTGCGCATCTACGTCGAGGCGGTCGGGCTCGCGACCTTCCCCGACGGCGCGGTGATCTGCGGCCCGCTCGTCCAGCATCCGCCCAGCCCCCGCGCCACCGCCATCAACCCCACCGCGCTGGTCGAGGTCACCAGCGACTCGTCAGCCGAGTACGACACCGGCGGCAAGCTCGAGGCGTACCGCACGATCCCCAGCCTGCGCGACTACGTGATCGTCGCGCACCGCGAGCGCCGCATCACGGTGCACCACCGCGACGACGCCGGCGCGTGGTCGACGACCACCGCGGTCGCGGGCGGCCGCGTCGCCGTCGCGAGCCTGGGCGCGGCGCTCGCCGTCGACGAGATCTACCGCGGCAGCGCCGTCAGCTAG
- a CDS encoding PilZ domain-containing protein: MPVVLVSNNSELLRHLGSPGFRRLELEPKVASSGDEAWALFEKLKPPLAILDAEMAGITGSELTTKIKAMSPTSRVVLVVGKRLSGDQMRRIGSCGCDEVLVAPMSADELYDVVAIELGLPRRGAERYHLELIHGGAAIDATVTNLSIDGARIISRVPLPEGAAVAVRITMEDDTGPVDIPAKIVWAQQASGKTVAGAGFSELDDKARRVLSRLTQWEIVHETQRTRVVLKGDFTEATRFDDLATEMVGRVDFDMAQVTYMNSLGVRAWCEFLRSAPIQGYEFHACSVPFVLQASMVADVVGRGTVTSFFAPYHCESCDHQEERLLQSAALLAAGLEAPSFSCSKCDGQLAFDDLPERYFAFLSPGD, translated from the coding sequence ATGCCGGTCGTCCTGGTCTCGAACAACAGCGAGCTCCTACGCCACCTCGGCTCGCCAGGCTTCCGGCGGCTCGAGCTCGAGCCCAAGGTGGCGTCGAGCGGCGACGAGGCGTGGGCGCTGTTCGAGAAGCTCAAGCCGCCGCTGGCGATCCTCGACGCCGAGATGGCCGGCATCACCGGCAGCGAGCTGACCACCAAGATCAAGGCGATGTCCCCGACCAGCCGGGTCGTGCTGGTGGTCGGCAAGCGCCTGTCGGGCGACCAGATGCGCCGGATCGGCTCGTGCGGCTGCGACGAGGTGCTGGTCGCGCCGATGAGCGCCGACGAGCTCTACGACGTCGTCGCGATCGAGCTGGGCCTGCCCCGGCGCGGCGCCGAGCGCTACCACCTCGAGCTGATCCACGGCGGCGCCGCGATCGACGCCACCGTCACCAACCTGTCGATCGACGGCGCCCGGATCATCAGCCGCGTGCCGCTGCCCGAGGGCGCGGCGGTCGCGGTGCGGATCACGATGGAGGACGACACCGGCCCGGTCGACATCCCGGCCAAGATCGTCTGGGCCCAGCAGGCCTCGGGCAAGACCGTCGCCGGCGCCGGGTTCAGCGAGCTCGACGACAAGGCCCGGCGGGTGCTGTCGCGCCTGACCCAGTGGGAGATCGTCCACGAGACCCAGCGCACGCGGGTCGTGCTCAAGGGCGACTTCACCGAGGCCACGCGCTTCGACGACCTCGCCACCGAGATGGTCGGGCGCGTCGACTTCGACATGGCCCAGGTCACGTACATGAACTCGCTGGGCGTGCGCGCCTGGTGCGAGTTCCTGCGCAGCGCGCCGATCCAGGGCTACGAGTTCCACGCCTGCTCGGTGCCGTTCGTGCTGCAGGCGTCGATGGTCGCCGACGTCGTCGGCCGCGGCACGGTCACGTCGTTCTTCGCGCCGTACCACTGCGAGAGCTGCGATCACCAGGAGGAGCGCCTGCTGCAGTCGGCGGCGCTCCTGGCCGCCGGCCTCGAGGCGCCGTCGTTCTCGTGCTCCAAGTGCGACGGCCAGCTCGCGTTCGACGACCTGCCCGAGCGCTACTTCGCCTTCCTGTCGCCGGGCGACTGA
- a CDS encoding J domain-containing protein, producing the protein MAERAAGRPLEFDGGPWAGAWRRVQAGLAPFPPRAAPRPTTSAAAASDPYAVLGVGAAAPLDTVKAAYRRLALEHHPDRGGRADAFLAIKRAYDAIVRRRGRPVRRPRR; encoded by the coding sequence ATGGCCGAGCGTGCGGCCGGGCGGCCGCTCGAGTTCGACGGCGGGCCCTGGGCCGGGGCCTGGCGTCGGGTCCAGGCCGGGCTGGCGCCGTTCCCGCCGCGCGCGGCCCCGCGACCGACGACGAGCGCCGCCGCGGCCAGCGATCCCTACGCGGTGCTCGGCGTCGGCGCCGCGGCTCCGCTCGACACCGTCAAGGCCGCGTATCGACGCCTGGCGCTCGAGCACCACCCCGACCGTGGCGGTCGCGCCGACGCGTTCCTGGCGATCAAGCGCGCCTACGACGCGATCGTGCGCCGGCGCGGGCGGCCCGTGCGCCGGCCGCGGCGTTGA
- a CDS encoding kinase/pyrophosphorylase — translation MIISDATGETAERMVRAATLQFTGVPVNVRTYSRVRLETECEQLIEKAAELRALVVFTVVNSEERELLTKLVERYNVESVDLIGALIGKLGSFLGAAPAGVPGLLHTITEDYFRRIEAVEFAVKNDDGAEPRNLPKADLVLVGISRTSKTPLSTYLAQRGLKVANVPLVLGIDPPEELAQVDDRKVFGLIIQPDMLMHIRQARLKHLGMSNDAEYGKRQHINTEIAYSREIFRKHANWPVIDVTNRAIEETAADILRIYQERQSGERAAG, via the coding sequence ATGATCATCAGCGACGCCACCGGCGAGACCGCCGAGCGCATGGTCCGCGCGGCGACGCTGCAGTTCACGGGCGTGCCGGTGAACGTGCGCACCTACTCGCGCGTGCGGCTCGAGACCGAGTGCGAGCAGCTGATCGAGAAGGCGGCCGAGCTGCGGGCGCTGGTGGTGTTCACGGTGGTCAACAGCGAGGAGCGCGAGCTGCTGACCAAGCTGGTCGAGCGCTACAACGTCGAGTCGGTCGATCTGATCGGCGCGCTGATCGGCAAGCTCGGCTCGTTCCTGGGCGCGGCGCCGGCCGGCGTGCCCGGGCTCTTGCACACGATCACCGAGGACTACTTCCGCCGGATCGAGGCGGTCGAGTTCGCGGTCAAGAACGATGACGGCGCCGAGCCCCGCAACCTGCCCAAGGCCGACCTGGTGCTGGTCGGCATCTCGCGCACGTCCAAGACGCCGCTGTCGACCTACCTGGCCCAGCGCGGCCTCAAGGTCGCCAACGTGCCGCTGGTGCTGGGCATCGACCCGCCCGAGGAGCTGGCCCAGGTCGATGACCGGAAGGTGTTCGGCCTGATCATCCAGCCCGACATGCTGATGCACATCCGCCAGGCCCGCCTGAAGCACCTCGGCATGTCGAACGACGCCGAGTACGGCAAGCGGCAGCACATCAACACCGAGATCGCGTACAGCCGCGAGATCTTCCGCAAGCACGCCAACTGGCCGGTGATCGACGTGACCAACCGCGCGATCGAAGAGACCGCCGCCGACATCCTGCGCATCTACCAGGAGCGGCAGTCGGGCGAGCGCGCCGCCGGCTGA